In Trichoderma asperellum chromosome 1, complete sequence, a single window of DNA contains:
- a CDS encoding uncharacterized protein (EggNog:ENOG41~TransMembrane:1 (i151-168o)) produces MGKSKKPRAGHRSDPVAKAVKPPADPELAALRESKILPIINDLKSADPKSRSTAASVISSIIQDTKCRKLLLREQIVYTVLTQTLTDAALESRAAGWGILQVLAQEEEADFCVHLYRQDVLTAIEFASKLIQDKILSKEAPFAKLPKAEKGFISSIAASLVSLLMALAEAEDEILESISNNTIITSLLFSLITYTSQDDEDPISPIRGDSMACLMVLSEDNTNLAKYITSTPSSIACYETLISLKDDVSGDGVLACTILHNIYASLLEVKNLSPKIDVADDSDLIPTLTKAMAGFVPGQGEANSSGWSSPSEFQQLALETIASIGTSLGVEMGGSAQLFTKKEFGSGEAAAGKESGDEENDDEDMDEAASDAGDDIEGQDEDDDDDEDDEMNEDEIEADMDMVTGVDHGDDNIDDLPTLKSLIQIAIPELIRLASLQPSDDLSLKVQGHALSALNNIAWSVSLIDFSDDSNNDVLGAWTPIARALWQQVVSPILASDTADVDLATQVTSLAWAVARALHGETPLQPNEHRKFVSLYQATKGAPALQDPEDPFQALGVKCVGVLGQLALNPAPTDLNREIGTFLVTLLAGLPETPAADAVEAFNQIFDIYGNEEYVYDAEVFWKSDFLKHLDGTVSKAKAMAKSVNKSQQPELRDRADEVVMNLTRFLSYKKKHKPVQMTVRERS; encoded by the exons ATGGGCAAATCAAAGAAGCCCAGGGCCGGCCACCGCAGCGATCCCGTTGCCAAAGCCGTCAAGCCTCCTGCAGATCCTGAGCTGGCCGCTCTGAGAGAGAGCAAGATTCTGCCCATCATCAACGATCTCAAAAGCGCCGACCCCAAGTCTCGTTCCACGGCTGCGTCCGTCATCTCAAGCATTATTCAGGACACCAAGTGCCGCAAACTGTTGCTCCGAGAGCAGATCGTCTACACCGTTCTCACTCAGACTCTGACAGACGCCGCGCTTGAGAgccgagctgctggatgGGGGATTTTGCAAGTGCTGGctcaggaggaggaggccgatTTCTGTGTTCACCTCTACCGACAAGATGTATTGACGGCGATTGAATTCGCTTCAAAGTTG ATTCAAGACAAGATCCTCTCAAAAGAGGCGCCCTTTGCAAAGCTACCCAAAGCGGAGAAGGGATTTATTTCCAGCATTGCAGCGTCCCTTGTCTCGCTATTAATGGCTCTAGCCGAGGCAGAAGATGAGATTCTGGAGTCAATTTCCAATAACACCATCATCACTagcctcctcttctcacTCATCACATATACCTCTCAGGACGATGAAGATCCTATATCACCCATCCGTGGAGACTCCATGGCCTGTCTAATGGTCTTATCTGAGGACAATACGAACCTAGCAAAATACATCACAAGCACACCCAGCAGCATCGCTTGCTATGAGACGCTGATATCCCTAAAGGACGATGTTAGCGGAGATGGTGTCTTAGCTTGCACCATCCTTCACAACATTTACGCCTCTCTTCTCGAAGTGAAGAATCTATCACCAAAGATCGATGTGGCTGACGATTCAGATCTGATACCGACGCTCACCAAGGCCATGGCTGGCTTTGTCCCCGGCCAGGGCGaggccaacagcagcggctgGTCTAGCCCCTCAGAGTTTCAGCAGCTGGCCCTGGAGACAATTGCATCCATCGGCACAAGCCTTGGCGTTGAAATGGGAGGCTCTGCTCAGCTGTTTACAAAGAAAGAGTTTGGAAGCGGTGAGGCTGCGGCTGGGAAGGAAAGCGGCGATGAGGAgaatgatgacgaagatatGGACGAGGCTGCCTCTGACGCTGGTGATGACATTGAGGgccaggatgaagatgacgatgacgatgaagacgatgaaatgaatgaagatgagattGAAGCCGACATGGACATGGTCACTGGCGTTGATCACGGCGACGACAACATTGACGATCTCCCGACCCTCAAATCTCTCATCCAGATTGCTATCCCCGAACTCATCCGCCTCGCCAGCCTCCAGCCATCCGACGACCTCTCCCTCAAGGTCCAAGGCCACGCCCTCTCCGCCCTCAACAACATCGCCTGGTCCGTTTCCCTCATCGACTTCTCTGACGACTCCAACAACGACGTGCTCGGCGCCTGGACCCCCATCGCCCGCGCCCTCTGGCAACAAGTCGTCTCCCCCATCCTAGCCTCCGACACCGCCGACGTCGACCTCGCCACGCAAGTCACCAGCCTCGCCTGGGCCGTCGCCCGTGCCCTCCACGGCGAGACGCCCCTCCAGCCCAACGAGCACCGCAAGTTCGTCTCCCTCTACCAGGCCACCAAGGGTGCGCCCGCGCTGCAAGACCCTGAAGACCCCTTCCAGGCGCTCGGCGTTAAGTGCGTCGGCGTGCTTGGCCAGCTGGCGCTGAATCCGGCACCTACGGATCTTAACCGCGAGATTGGAACCTTCCTTGTCACTCTCCTTGCGGGCCTTCCTGAGACTCCTGCTGCGGATGCTGTCGAGGCGTTTAATCAGATTTTCGACATTTATGGAAACGAGGAATACGTCTACGATGCGGAGGTTTTCTG
- a CDS encoding uncharacterized protein (EggNog:ENOG41~TransMembrane:2 (o50-73i172-189o)), with protein sequence MPPPAARGGWSVSQLWRDDEEMANKKDDDLGLPRHTKHADHWQPAPKASLGVASVLRLVLYAVVFFLTGYGLFRVIGPAAGASSLDPANLMPMYDRPRPPPRYDTPRMEEDAPIIKTPKTPKPQAKPNDGGSKAAADPSKPYNGPLKLPHLGPSLEAIMLETQGRMQKNRNVLFSAASLKSAALLLPMACQMATERQNYVHFALMSRSDISIKELLAINGIDKSCPLVMHDARPDHSTTTAEPRMTFSVTRALYYINLYMHPQVVIIDSSSTEESYFLSGIRDKIRDTEATLIEVSEKTAQRFSWLSKLDSSALAAWNEVNFDIIIQAPRHGAGNLKRLLRSLARTDMAGVSPPHLTIELPSTVEEDLTSFLNGYEWPPKAHGVAPKTKLLSLRRRIPRHKMSEEESSVRFLESFWPAKPFHSHVIVLSPHTEVTSQFFHYVKYSILQRRYSTIANRQHWENKLFGISLSAPTAYLDDTTQFTPPKPLEEQGSNIEGTPFLWQVPSSDAILIFGDKWVELHGYVSQLLEKQHASSTTPDLFAKKKISTKHPAWLEYILQLSRLRGYFTLYPTRQTANTIVGIHTDLYDVPEEYEQGKTAEQEQDLIKLASDGFDPASHVDVLATLPHEGDLPLLYHMPWLTWDGKNTDDGAIEKTAAKYKQAFRTQIGGCKDESAGPVPAVDPNARDLFCFTNGR encoded by the exons ATGCCGCCTCCCGCAGCCCGCGGCGGCTGGTCCGTGTCGCAGCTCTGgcgcgacgacgaagaaatgGCCAACAAAAAGGACGATGATCTCGGCCTGCCTCGACACACCAAGCACGCTGACCATTGGCAACCCGCCCCCAAGGCGTCCCTGGGCGTGGCCTCCGTGCTCCGGCTTGTTCTGTATGCCGTCGTTTTCTTCTTGACAGGTTATGGACTGTTCAGGGTCATCGGGCCAGCTGCTGGCGCCTCGTCTCTTGATCCGGCCAACTTGATGCCCATGTATGATAGGCCACGACCTCCTCCCAGATATGATACACCGCGGATGGAGGAGGACGCTCCTATAATCAAGACGCCCAAGACACCAAAGCCCCAGGCCAAACCCAATGATGGCGGAagcaaagctgcagcagaccCGTCCAAGCCGTACAATGGACCACTAAAGCTCCCGCATTTGGGTCCTTCGTTGGAAGCCATCATGCTAGAAACACAGGGGAGGATGCAAAAGAATCGCAACGTCTTGTTCTCGGCAGCCAGTCTTAAAAGCGCTGCGCTTTTGCTCCCAATGGCATGCCAAATGGCCACAGAGCGTCAGAACTATGTACATTTTGCCCTAATGAGCAGGAGTGACATTTCCATCAAGGAGTTGCTGGCGATCAATGGCATTGATAAGTCGTGCCCCTTGGTTATGCATG ATGCCCGTCCTGACCATTCTACAACGACAGCTGAGCCACGAATGACCTTTTCCGTAACTCGAGCTCTCT ATTATATTAACCTCTATATGCACCCACAAGTGGTCATCATAGACTCTTCATCAACTGAAGAAAGTTATTTTCTCTCCGGCATCCGTGATAAGATCCGAGATACAGAAGCTACCTTAATTGAAGTCTCGGAGAAGACAGCTCAGCGATTCTCATGGTTGTCGAAGCTtgattcttctgctttaGCAG CTTGGAATGAGGTCAACTTTGATATCATTATCCAGGCTCCTCGGCATGGCGCAGGTAATCTCAAACGGCTACTTCGGTCTCTGGCTCGAACGGATATGGCCGGGGTCTCTCCGCCCCATTTGACCATCGAACTTCCCTCAACGGTCGAAGAGGACCTAACTAGCTTCTTGAACGGGTATGAATGGCCGCCAAAGGCTCACGGCGTGGCTCCCAAGACAAAGCTGCTGTCGCTTCGTCGCCGCATTCCTCGACATAAAATGAGTGAAGAGGAGAGTTCTGTCAGATTCTTGGAATCATTTTGGCCAGCTAAACCATTTCACTCTCATGTCATAGTTTTGTCGCCTCATACTGAAGTTACATCTCAATTCTTTCACT ATGTCAAATATTCGATCCTGCAGCGACGATATTCAACCATTGCCAACCGGCAGCATTGGGAGAATAAGCTTTTCGGCATCAGTCTTTCGGCGCCCACGGCATATCTCGACGATACTACTCAGTTCACGCCACCAAAGCCCCTGGAAGAACAAGGGTCTAATATAGAGGGCACGCCTTTTCTTTGGCAGGTGCCCAGCAGCGATGCAATTCTCATTTTTGGCGACAAGTGGGTAGAGCTTCACGGCTACGTCTCTCAGCTTTTGGAGAAACAGCATGCCTCGTCCACAACGCCGGATCTttttgcaaagaagaagattagtACAAAGCACCCTGCTTGGCTGGAATATATTCTGCAGCTGTCACGGCTTCGGGGATATTTCACCCTCTACCCTACCCGTCAGACCGCCAATACCATAGTCGGCATCCACACAGATCTCTATGATGTGCCGGAGGAATACGAACAAGGAAAAACTGCTGAGCAGGAACAGGACTTGATTAAGCTTGCCTCGGACGGATTTGACCCAGCATCGCATGTAGATGTGCTGGCAACGCTCCCACATGAGGGCGATTTGCCACTTCTTTACCACATGCCGTGGCTGACCTGGGATGGAAAAAACACGGATGACGGCGCCATCGAGAAGACTGCAGCCAAATATAAGCAAGCATTTCGTACACAAATTGGAGGATGTAAGGATGAGAGCGCGGGACCTGTTCCGGCAGTGGACCCGAATGCTAGAGATCTATTCTGTTTTACCAATGGTAGATGA